In one Elusimicrobiota bacterium genomic region, the following are encoded:
- a CDS encoding prepilin-type N-terminal cleavage/methylation domain-containing protein, with amino-acid sequence MRPGRGRPWGFTLIELMLVVAIIGLLASIAIPKFGKLIIRSKEAAVKGKLGSLRSAISIYYAENEGEFPTNAHWLGA; translated from the coding sequence ATGCGGCCTGGGCGCGGTCGACCTTGGGGGTTCACTTTGATCGAGCTCATGCTCGTGGTGGCGATCATAGGGCTTTTGGCGTCTATTGCCATTCCGAAGTTCGGAAAGCTCATTATCCGATCCAAAGAGGCGGCGGTGAAAGGAAAGTTGGGGTCTCTTCGTAGCGCGATAAGCATTTACTACGCCGAAAATGAAGGTGAATTTCCAACGAACGCACATTGGTTAGGTGCCTAA